A window of Tautonia plasticadhaerens contains these coding sequences:
- a CDS encoding Gfo/Idh/MocA family oxidoreductase — MTPSNAQGSSRRSFMKQAGAVSAASALAGVYVPPVHAGEQNTIKVALVGCGGRGTGAAANALSVENGPIKLVAMADVFQDKMDGSVTYLEEKFSSQMDVPEERRFIGFDGYREAIDCLDPGDVVIFTTPPAFRWPMFQYAIEKGINTFMEKPVTVDGPTTRRMIELGERAKEKNLKVGVGLMCRHCDARKELHQRIKDGEIGDLHTLRSYRQVGGGGLIGPNDGDMSELLYQIRNFHGFMWASGGVIMDYMIHNIDESCWMKDAWPVTAQAQGARLYRGDKVDQNFDNYSIEYTFDDGTKLFVYTRNVPRCHQEFASYAHGTKGSAVISTSSHTPAKCRIYPDQRIDQGEPTWAFPQPEPNPYQLEWDHLISAIRNDEPWNEVRRGAEASLVTAMGRMAAHTGRVVTFDEMLNHEHEFAPEVDSFTMDSPAPLQLLASGIYPQPEPGRLRDREF, encoded by the coding sequence ATGACGCCTTCCAACGCGCAAGGGTCGTCCCGACGGTCGTTCATGAAGCAGGCCGGCGCCGTCTCGGCCGCCTCGGCCCTGGCCGGCGTGTACGTGCCCCCGGTGCACGCGGGGGAGCAGAACACGATCAAGGTGGCGCTGGTCGGCTGCGGGGGCCGGGGCACCGGCGCGGCGGCCAATGCCCTCTCCGTCGAGAACGGGCCGATCAAGCTGGTGGCCATGGCCGACGTCTTCCAGGACAAGATGGACGGCAGCGTCACGTACCTGGAGGAGAAGTTCTCCAGCCAGATGGACGTGCCCGAGGAGCGCCGGTTCATCGGCTTCGACGGCTACCGGGAGGCGATCGACTGCCTCGACCCCGGCGACGTGGTCATCTTCACCACGCCGCCGGCCTTCCGGTGGCCGATGTTCCAGTACGCGATCGAGAAGGGGATCAACACCTTCATGGAGAAGCCGGTCACGGTCGACGGCCCGACCACCCGGCGGATGATCGAGCTGGGGGAGCGGGCGAAGGAGAAGAACCTGAAGGTGGGCGTCGGCCTGATGTGCCGCCACTGCGACGCCCGCAAGGAGCTGCACCAGCGGATCAAGGACGGCGAGATCGGCGACCTGCACACCCTGCGCTCCTACCGGCAGGTCGGCGGCGGCGGGCTGATCGGCCCGAACGACGGCGACATGAGCGAGCTGCTCTACCAGATCCGCAACTTCCACGGCTTCATGTGGGCCAGCGGCGGCGTGATCATGGACTACATGATCCACAACATCGACGAATCCTGCTGGATGAAGGACGCCTGGCCGGTCACCGCCCAGGCCCAGGGCGCCCGCCTCTACCGCGGGGACAAGGTCGACCAGAACTTCGACAACTACTCGATCGAGTACACCTTCGACGACGGCACCAAGCTGTTCGTCTACACCCGGAACGTCCCCCGGTGCCACCAGGAGTTCGCCAGCTACGCCCACGGCACGAAGGGCTCGGCGGTGATCTCGACCAGCAGCCACACCCCGGCCAAGTGCCGGATCTACCCCGACCAGCGGATCGACCAGGGCGAGCCGACCTGGGCCTTCCCCCAGCCCGAGCCGAACCCGTACCAGCTGGAGTGGGACCACCTCATCTCCGCCATCCGCAACGACGAGCCCTGGAACGAGGTCAGGCGGGGCGCCGAGGCGTCCCTCGTCACCGCGATGGGCCGGATGGCCGCCCACACCGGCCGGGTCGTCACCTTCGACGAAATGCTCAATCATGAGCACGAGTTCGCCCCCGAGGTCGACTCGTTCACCATGGACTCCCCCGCCCCGCTGCAACTGCTCGCCAGCGGCATCTACCCGCAGCCCGAGCCGGGCCGCCTCCGGGACCGAGAGTTCTGA
- a CDS encoding hybrid sensor histidine kinase/response regulator has protein sequence MLEVDGVPVARRPVVILNPLGLHLRPADLFVGTARRFEAEVRVHLDGRAVDGKSILDLATLAAGCGTRLELEARGPDAEAALAALAELVAARFHDGDGAACPAAGMTPPRARPPRDLVALVARILSERDADPLMRAAAEGARDLIGARGAAMSVGGNPRHNRLIVVASTAEDPPRDWGPLDGDGLLPFATLDATDRPARLTRAELDADPRSRPSRLVGEGRPTPNGWLVVPLVDRDGKGIGLLQLWDKVEGEFTEDDEAVLVQLARLAAVAIANARADQELRGEAERKDEFLAMLSHELRNPLAAIGNAVRLAERSDAGEDLAWSLGVISRQQRHLSRLIDDLLDVSRIARGKIRLRRDTLEVTPILESAAATVAALVEERNHTLELDLDRGTLWAKVDPTRLEQVVVNLLTNAAKYSEDGGHIRLSGRVEAGQLVVRVKDGGFGIPPEQLSELFELFAQGDNSPGRSEGGLGVGLAVVKRLVELHGGTIDAASEGPGRGSEFVVRLPAATGPVEVRPPSAGPSRAAHPGARVLVVDDNADAARSLERLLRLAGHDVTVAHDGDEALGAARETRPEFVLLDIGLPGMDGHEVASRLRREGCCEGAILVAVSGYGQDEDRRRSREVGIDHHLVKPLDHDALLALISAGAGGDRSASGPGGD, from the coding sequence ATGCTGGAAGTCGATGGCGTGCCCGTCGCCCGCCGCCCGGTCGTGATCCTCAACCCGCTCGGACTGCACCTCAGGCCCGCGGACCTGTTCGTCGGCACGGCCCGGCGGTTCGAGGCCGAGGTCCGGGTCCATCTCGACGGCCGGGCGGTCGACGGCAAGAGCATCCTGGACCTGGCGACGCTCGCCGCGGGGTGCGGCACCCGCCTGGAGCTGGAGGCCCGCGGGCCCGACGCCGAGGCGGCCCTCGCGGCGTTGGCCGAGCTGGTCGCGGCCCGATTCCACGACGGCGACGGGGCCGCGTGTCCCGCCGCCGGGATGACGCCGCCCCGGGCCCGACCGCCCCGGGACCTCGTCGCCCTGGTCGCGCGCATCCTCTCCGAACGCGACGCGGATCCGCTCATGAGGGCGGCGGCGGAAGGGGCCAGGGACCTCATCGGCGCCCGCGGGGCCGCGATGAGCGTGGGGGGAAACCCGAGGCACAACCGGCTCATCGTCGTCGCCTCCACCGCCGAAGATCCGCCCCGCGACTGGGGCCCCCTGGACGGGGACGGCCTGCTGCCCTTCGCGACCCTCGACGCGACGGACCGGCCCGCGCGCCTCACCAGGGCCGAGCTGGACGCCGACCCGAGGTCCCGCCCCTCCCGCCTGGTCGGGGAAGGCCGCCCGACCCCCAACGGCTGGCTCGTCGTCCCGCTCGTCGACCGGGACGGCAAGGGCATCGGGCTGCTCCAGCTCTGGGACAAGGTCGAGGGCGAGTTCACCGAGGACGACGAGGCCGTCCTCGTGCAGCTCGCGCGGCTCGCGGCCGTCGCCATCGCGAACGCGAGGGCCGACCAGGAGCTCCGCGGCGAGGCCGAACGCAAGGACGAGTTCCTCGCCATGCTCTCCCACGAGCTGCGGAACCCGCTGGCGGCCATCGGCAACGCGGTCCGGCTGGCCGAGAGGTCCGACGCCGGGGAGGACCTCGCCTGGTCGCTGGGGGTCATCTCGCGGCAGCAGCGGCACCTGTCGCGGCTCATCGACGACCTGCTGGACGTCTCCCGCATCGCCCGCGGCAAGATCCGGCTGCGACGCGACACGCTGGAGGTGACGCCCATCCTGGAGAGTGCCGCCGCCACGGTCGCGGCCCTCGTCGAGGAGCGGAACCACACGCTGGAGCTCGACCTCGACCGGGGGACGCTCTGGGCGAAGGTGGACCCGACCCGCCTGGAGCAGGTGGTGGTGAACCTGCTGACCAACGCGGCCAAGTACAGCGAGGACGGGGGGCACATCCGGCTCTCGGGCCGCGTCGAGGCGGGCCAGCTCGTCGTCCGCGTGAAGGACGGGGGCTTCGGCATCCCTCCCGAGCAGCTCTCCGAGCTGTTCGAGCTCTTCGCCCAGGGGGACAACTCGCCGGGCCGCTCGGAGGGGGGCCTCGGGGTCGGGCTGGCGGTGGTGAAGCGGCTCGTCGAGCTGCACGGCGGCACGATCGACGCGGCGAGCGAAGGGCCGGGCCGGGGCAGCGAATTCGTCGTGCGGTTGCCGGCGGCGACGGGGCCCGTCGAGGTGCGGCCCCCGTCGGCGGGCCCGTCGAGGGCGGCCCACCCGGGGGCCAGGGTCCTCGTCGTCGATGACAACGCGGACGCCGCCCGGTCGCTGGAGAGGCTCCTGAGGCTCGCCGGTCACGACGTGACGGTGGCCCACGACGGGGACGAGGCCCTCGGGGCGGCGAGGGAGACCCGGCCCGAGTTCGTCCTGCTGGACATCGGGCTGCCCGGCATGGACGGCCACGAGGTCGCCTCCCGGCTCCGGCGGGAGGGGTGTTGTGAGGGGGCGATCCTCGTCGCCGTCTCCGGCTACGGCCAGGACGAGGACCGCCGCCGGTCGCGGGAGGTGGGCATCGACCACCACCTGGTCAAGCCGCTCGACCATGACGCCTTGCTCGCGCTGATCTCGGCCGGGGCGGGCGGCGACCGGTCGGCGTCGGGGCCGGGAGGGGACTGA
- a CDS encoding Crp/Fnr family transcriptional regulator: MSKPPTPADGPRNRLLARLPRDEYRRLLPLLQPVTLKVDQVLYEPRGPIDYAYFPSGAALSALTVMRDGNAIEVATIGNEGLVGHDGFGGKTSPHRVVVQVADGADRIASRALHEESARDGPLKDLLSAYRIAFMVQVSQSVACNGLHRLEQRCCRWLLMTRDRVGSDDLRLSHEFLAMMLGARRASVTEALRPLQEAGLVKSHRGRITILDVEAMEDRSCECYAVVRDEYDRLLGDPR; the protein is encoded by the coding sequence ATGTCGAAGCCACCGACCCCCGCGGATGGGCCGCGAAACCGCCTCCTGGCCCGCCTCCCCCGGGACGAATACCGCCGCCTGCTCCCCCTCCTCCAGCCCGTCACGCTCAAGGTCGACCAGGTCCTCTACGAGCCCCGCGGGCCCATCGACTACGCCTATTTCCCGAGCGGGGCCGCCCTCTCGGCCCTGACCGTCATGCGGGACGGCAACGCCATCGAGGTGGCGACCATCGGCAACGAGGGGCTGGTCGGCCACGACGGCTTCGGCGGCAAGACCTCGCCCCACCGCGTGGTCGTCCAGGTCGCGGACGGGGCCGACCGCATCGCGTCGCGGGCCTTGCACGAGGAGTCGGCCAGGGACGGCCCGCTCAAGGACCTCCTCTCGGCCTACCGCATCGCCTTCATGGTCCAGGTGTCGCAGTCGGTGGCCTGCAACGGCCTGCATCGGCTGGAGCAGCGGTGCTGCCGGTGGCTGCTGATGACCCGCGACCGCGTCGGCTCGGACGACCTGAGGCTGTCGCATGAGTTCCTGGCGATGATGCTGGGTGCCCGGCGGGCGAGCGTCACCGAGGCCCTCCGGCCGCTCCAGGAGGCGGGGCTGGTCAAGTCGCACCGGGGCCGCATCACCATCCTCGACGTGGAGGCCATGGAGGACCGCTCGTGCGAGTGCTACGCCGTCGTGCGGGACGAGTACGACCGCCTCCTCGGCGACCCGCGTTGA
- a CDS encoding DUF433 domain-containing protein — protein sequence MQLPEFLHEQDGEVRLAGHRISLSHLLVFYREGYSAEMLREQFPTLPMALIHKALGYYWEHQGVLDDESARVQDRLEAARASRGRLDLAALRARLVERSANPASD from the coding sequence ATGCAACTGCCCGAATTCCTGCACGAGCAAGACGGAGAGGTCCGACTTGCCGGCCATCGGATCAGCCTGTCTCACCTGCTCGTGTTCTACCGGGAGGGCTATTCCGCGGAGATGCTCCGCGAGCAGTTTCCCACCCTGCCGATGGCCCTGATCCACAAGGCCCTCGGCTATTACTGGGAGCACCAAGGCGTGCTCGACGACGAGTCGGCCCGCGTCCAGGATCGGCTCGAGGCCGCCAGAGCCTCCCGAGGACGCCTGGACCTCGCCGCCCTCCGGGCCCGGCTCGTCGAGCGGTCGGCCAATCCGGCATCGGATTGA
- a CDS encoding 3-keto-disaccharide hydrolase produces MRRARVIAAAALSTALIAPVAAPPARAGTDAKADEGGWITLFGPGAGLEAFREPHGDWRVVGSSRLDPEDPRHLASEPGSGVMINDPPGRTRNLDTVEEFGDVEVEIEYMLPEGSNAGVKFVGLYEIQMYDSFGEEIDATGNGGVYPRAELLPRYHHIDEGFPPMVNASKAPGEWQVLRATFRAPRFDDSGEKVANARVERAELNGRLIHEDLEVPYPTGHAWRTKAERATGPLFLQADHGPVAFRSVRVRPLDR; encoded by the coding sequence ATGCGACGAGCCCGAGTGATCGCCGCCGCGGCGCTGTCCACCGCCCTGATCGCCCCGGTGGCCGCCCCCCCGGCCCGGGCCGGGACGGACGCGAAGGCGGATGAAGGCGGCTGGATCACGCTGTTCGGCCCCGGGGCCGGGCTGGAGGCGTTCCGGGAGCCCCACGGCGACTGGCGGGTCGTCGGCTCCTCGAGGCTCGACCCCGAGGACCCCAGGCACCTGGCCTCGGAGCCGGGCTCGGGCGTGATGATCAACGACCCGCCGGGGAGGACCCGGAACCTGGACACGGTGGAGGAGTTCGGCGACGTCGAGGTCGAGATCGAGTACATGCTGCCGGAGGGCTCCAACGCCGGGGTGAAGTTCGTCGGGTTGTATGAGATCCAGATGTACGACAGCTTCGGCGAGGAGATCGACGCCACCGGCAACGGCGGCGTCTACCCCCGGGCCGAACTCCTGCCGCGCTACCACCACATCGACGAGGGGTTCCCGCCGATGGTGAACGCCTCCAAGGCCCCCGGCGAGTGGCAGGTGCTGCGGGCGACCTTCCGGGCCCCCCGGTTCGACGACTCGGGCGAGAAGGTGGCGAACGCCCGGGTCGAGCGGGCCGAGCTGAACGGCCGGCTCATCCACGAGGACCTGGAGGTCCCCTACCCCACCGGGCACGCCTGGCGGACCAAGGCCGAGCGGGCGACCGGTCCGCTCTTCCTGCAGGCCGACCACGGCCCGGTGGCCTTCCGATCCGTCCGGGTCCGGCCGCTGGACCGCTGA
- a CDS encoding RrF2 family transcriptional regulator: protein MFSQTVEYALRAVAHLADRSPEARTTGQIARATKVPAPYLSKVLQGLKRAGIVRSQRGVGGGIALVKRPEELTVLEVVNAVDPICRITTCPLGLASHGERLCPLHRRLDDALAGVEDAFRRTTMAEVLAEPTESVPLCDFPAGRGGAPAREPAPA, encoded by the coding sequence ATGTTCTCGCAGACGGTGGAGTATGCGTTGAGGGCGGTGGCGCACCTGGCGGACCGGTCGCCGGAGGCGAGGACGACGGGGCAGATCGCCCGGGCGACGAAGGTGCCGGCGCCGTACCTGTCGAAGGTCTTGCAGGGGCTCAAGCGGGCGGGGATCGTGAGGTCGCAGCGGGGGGTGGGCGGGGGGATCGCGCTGGTGAAGCGGCCGGAGGAGCTGACGGTGCTGGAGGTGGTCAACGCGGTGGACCCGATCTGCCGGATCACGACCTGCCCGTTGGGGCTGGCCTCGCACGGGGAGCGGCTCTGCCCGCTGCACCGGAGGCTGGACGACGCGCTGGCCGGGGTCGAGGACGCCTTCCGGCGGACGACGATGGCCGAGGTGCTGGCCGAGCCGACCGAGAGCGTCCCGCTCTGCGACTTCCCGGCGGGGCGGGGCGGGGCCCCGGCCCGGGAGCCGGCCCCGGCCTGA
- a CDS encoding protoglobin family protein, giving the protein MSSHIDESRLELDLGYRFSYLAGFIGFGEADVRAIHASAAALATRVRGLVDAVYEKLFSLDATKRHFLRRQHGYDGELPRDMGSLGVDHPMIRFRKQHLAMYLSRLVTQPYDARMVGYLDFVGKMHTPRAGNPELDVPLVQMNALMGFVSDALTATILDLGLDREAEVATLRAFNKLLWIQNDLITRHYQADPPGPESPRAEGRGRVVAMTN; this is encoded by the coding sequence ATGAGTTCCCACATCGACGAGTCGAGGCTGGAGCTGGACCTGGGCTATCGTTTCTCCTACCTGGCCGGGTTCATCGGCTTCGGCGAGGCCGACGTCCGGGCGATCCACGCCTCGGCCGCGGCGCTGGCCACGAGGGTCCGGGGGTTGGTCGACGCGGTCTACGAGAAGCTCTTCTCCCTCGACGCGACCAAGCGGCATTTCCTCCGCCGCCAGCACGGCTACGACGGGGAGCTGCCGCGGGACATGGGGTCGCTCGGGGTCGACCATCCCATGATCCGGTTCCGGAAGCAGCACCTGGCCATGTACCTCTCCAGGCTCGTCACCCAGCCGTACGACGCCCGGATGGTCGGCTACCTCGATTTCGTCGGCAAGATGCACACCCCCCGCGCCGGCAACCCCGAGCTGGACGTGCCCCTGGTGCAGATGAACGCCCTGATGGGCTTCGTCTCCGACGCCTTGACGGCGACGATCCTCGACCTGGGGCTCGACCGGGAGGCCGAGGTCGCCACGCTCCGGGCCTTCAACAAGCTGCTCTGGATCCAGAACGACCTGATCACCCGGCACTACCAGGCCGACCCCCCGGGCCCCGAATCCCCCCGGGCCGAGGGCCGGGGCCGGGTCGTCGCGATGACCAACTGA
- a CDS encoding peptidoglycan recognition protein family protein has product MSHPQPPAPRRSRAPMRPIPSHSLSALLLTASTLCPPATGQEPAPPRPGERLERRGDEIVVCGQLVHSTAPVVLWTDPGGYDAYRVERRFVPLDQAGWRDSQAAGLRSPVRFGLRSNGLTPEQLEQVRGGGWSLPLLQEVVDQFVIHYDVCGTSQACFKVLHDLRGLSVHFMLDVDGTIYQTMDLKESAYHATIANQRSIGIEIANMGAYPPGNAEALDRWYDEGPDGGTRLTIPGGPEANGVRDLSASLRPSRDEPVVGTVRGTELVQYDLTPEQYDSLTRLTATLCTVFPKLECDYPRDPSGTLITDTLPRDDWESYQGILGHYHVQTNKVDPGPAFQWDAVIEGARALMGLGSGEPAIRD; this is encoded by the coding sequence ATGAGCCATCCCCAGCCCCCCGCACCCCGCCGCTCCCGGGCCCCGATGCGGCCGATCCCCTCTCACTCGCTGTCCGCCCTGCTGCTGACGGCCTCGACGCTCTGCCCGCCCGCGACCGGCCAGGAGCCGGCCCCGCCGAGGCCCGGCGAGCGGCTCGAACGCCGGGGGGACGAGATCGTCGTCTGCGGCCAGCTCGTCCACTCGACCGCCCCCGTCGTCCTCTGGACCGACCCCGGCGGCTACGACGCTTACCGCGTCGAGCGCCGGTTCGTCCCCCTCGACCAGGCCGGATGGCGGGATTCCCAGGCCGCCGGGCTCCGCTCCCCGGTCCGATTCGGCCTCCGCTCCAACGGGCTGACGCCCGAGCAGCTCGAGCAGGTCCGGGGGGGCGGCTGGAGCCTCCCGCTGTTGCAGGAGGTGGTCGACCAGTTCGTCATCCACTACGACGTCTGCGGCACGAGCCAAGCCTGCTTCAAGGTCCTGCACGACCTCCGGGGCCTGAGCGTCCACTTCATGCTCGACGTCGACGGCACGATCTACCAGACGATGGACCTGAAGGAGTCCGCCTACCACGCCACGATCGCCAACCAGCGCTCCATCGGCATCGAGATCGCCAACATGGGCGCCTACCCCCCCGGGAACGCCGAGGCCCTCGACCGCTGGTACGACGAGGGACCCGACGGCGGCACCCGACTCACGATCCCCGGCGGCCCCGAGGCCAACGGCGTCCGAGATCTCTCCGCCAGCCTCCGCCCCTCCCGGGACGAGCCCGTCGTCGGCACCGTCCGGGGCACCGAGCTGGTCCAGTACGACCTCACGCCCGAGCAGTACGACTCCCTCACCCGGCTCACCGCCACCCTCTGCACCGTTTTCCCGAAGCTCGAGTGCGACTACCCCCGGGATCCCTCCGGCACGCTCATCACCGACACCCTCCCCCGGGATGACTGGGAGTCCTACCAGGGCATCCTCGGCCACTACCACGTCCAGACCAACAAGGTCGACCCCGGCCCCGCCTTCCAGTGGGACGCCGTCATCGAAGGCGCCCGCGCCCTCATGGGCCTGGGATCGGGCGAGCCCGCGATCCGAGACTGA
- a CDS encoding helix-turn-helix domain-containing protein, translating to MSTQTDWLRSVLFDRGYLGRIKGEAIKVYLVMVAACGGRPDRSVTMSLSQLMDRTALSCPTVIQSLSRLEHLGLVVSTTRQRGRVTTYYVPDPPDPESDSESDPL from the coding sequence ATGTCAACGCAGACGGACTGGCTCAGGAGCGTCCTCTTCGATCGCGGCTACCTGGGCCGGATCAAGGGGGAGGCGATCAAGGTCTACCTGGTGATGGTCGCCGCCTGCGGCGGGAGGCCGGATCGCAGCGTGACGATGAGCCTCAGCCAGTTGATGGACCGCACGGCGCTCTCGTGCCCGACGGTGATCCAGAGCCTCAGCCGGCTGGAGCACCTCGGCCTGGTCGTCTCGACGACCCGGCAACGCGGCCGGGTGACGACCTATTACGTCCCCGACCCGCCGGATCCGGAATCGGACTCGGAATCCGACCCGCTCTGA
- a CDS encoding helix-turn-helix domain-containing protein — MDWFFFRVEHDLLRSEAFRSLGGSAIKVYLVIGLYSDFGTGWAYPSIRTIAKQGGMSRQTVLDAIAELTKAGFLAASKSPGKATAYKIIRNAPDRPSRKGPKVARNPRIAVPEPLEGPLRSGPFSLEDGDEGVPESSGDAAREFGRGGRAGGPEQDPGTRGEDDNTSIPIAGTPFRITAEGKLLVAVDLQELLTEQGLPKKLAQRLAIQKEPQDVAKVLLNALFLQSQGKLQNGPGYIRAGLEDGYELLPQVASKLELRRRQLEEHLRSAAARRDRDRRDEQREAEEEAIGLLIERLHPEELQRLVDRAVEELPGPIVRRNPTLSNPFVRGKVYELAGGEPLA; from the coding sequence ATGGACTGGTTTTTCTTCCGAGTCGAGCACGACCTGCTCCGCTCCGAGGCGTTCCGATCGCTCGGCGGCTCGGCGATCAAGGTCTACCTGGTCATCGGCCTCTATTCCGATTTCGGCACCGGATGGGCCTATCCGAGCATCAGAACGATCGCCAAACAAGGCGGAATGAGCCGACAGACCGTCCTGGACGCCATCGCCGAGCTCACGAAAGCGGGCTTCCTCGCCGCCAGCAAATCGCCGGGCAAGGCGACTGCCTACAAGATCATCCGGAACGCCCCCGACCGGCCGAGCCGGAAGGGGCCCAAGGTGGCCCGAAATCCGAGGATTGCCGTCCCAGAACCTTTAGAGGGGCCCCTGCGAAGCGGCCCATTTTCTTTAGAAGACGGGGATGAGGGTGTCCCGGAATCCTCAGGGGACGCGGCCCGGGAGTTCGGCCGGGGCGGCCGAGCGGGTGGGCCCGAACAAGATCCAGGAACGAGAGGAGAAGACGACAACACGAGCATCCCGATCGCCGGCACCCCGTTCCGGATCACGGCCGAGGGGAAGTTGCTTGTTGCTGTCGATCTCCAGGAACTGTTGACTGAGCAGGGGCTGCCCAAGAAACTGGCACAGCGGCTGGCGATCCAGAAGGAGCCGCAGGACGTGGCCAAGGTCCTGCTCAACGCCCTGTTCCTGCAGAGCCAGGGGAAGCTGCAGAACGGCCCCGGCTACATCCGGGCGGGACTCGAAGACGGGTACGAGCTCTTGCCGCAAGTGGCGTCGAAGCTGGAACTTCGGCGAAGGCAACTGGAGGAGCACCTCCGCTCGGCGGCCGCCAGGAGGGACCGGGACCGCCGGGACGAGCAACGCGAGGCCGAGGAAGAGGCGATCGGCCTGCTGATCGAACGCCTGCACCCGGAGGAGCTGCAGCGCCTGGTCGATCGGGCGGTCGAAGAGCTCCCGGGTCCCATCGTCCGGCGGAACCCCACGCTGTCGAACCCCTTCGTGAGGGGGAAGGTGTACGAGCTGGCGGGGGGGGAGCCGCTCGCATAG
- a CDS encoding DNA methyltransferase — MSSLAAPTEIRSLPIDAIRPNRLSLELYGDPDAEIRADGLLDSVRERGILVPLVASPEGDGFELLSGHRRLSCARALGLESVPCEVRDLPRGAARRRAVLDYNRQRRKTFSQLMREADALEALLSPAARERRAANLRGSESGDDRADRRDSDGRRGRTDEAIARALGLGGKDLYRQARAVWKAARAGDPRAKSGVSQLDQGTKSVHAAYKDLRRRDRLTTGFRPTPYDVWAFRRDPSYGVPHPGSIPAGIVAHALHYFTGPGTLVVDPMAGGGTTVDVCEAMGRRCLAYDLDPVRPEIRQSDVRHGFPPEARGCDLIFCDPPYHTMLSGPYAAFGVEPEPLTGWVGFLRKLCRDAFETLRPGGHVALLLANQTEKDLPAGFGYVDHAFFGYAALAEAGFLPVRRISCPMDGSYLPQHVQRARAEGRLLGQVRDLLVMRKP; from the coding sequence ATGAGTAGCCTCGCCGCGCCGACCGAGATCCGATCGCTGCCGATCGACGCGATCCGCCCGAACCGCCTCAGCCTGGAGCTCTACGGCGACCCCGACGCGGAGATCCGGGCCGACGGCCTGCTCGACAGCGTCCGGGAACGCGGCATCCTCGTCCCCCTGGTCGCCTCCCCCGAGGGCGACGGCTTCGAGCTGCTCTCCGGCCACCGCCGGCTGTCCTGCGCCCGGGCACTGGGACTGGAGTCGGTCCCCTGCGAGGTCCGGGACCTCCCCCGGGGGGCCGCCCGACGCCGGGCGGTGCTCGACTACAACCGTCAGCGCCGCAAGACCTTCAGCCAGCTCATGCGCGAGGCCGACGCCCTGGAAGCCCTGCTCTCCCCCGCCGCCCGGGAGCGTCGGGCCGCCAACCTCCGGGGGTCGGAGTCGGGGGACGACCGCGCCGATCGTCGGGATTCCGACGGTCGGCGCGGCCGCACCGACGAGGCGATCGCCCGGGCCCTGGGCCTCGGCGGCAAGGACCTCTACCGCCAGGCCCGGGCCGTCTGGAAGGCGGCGCGGGCCGGCGACCCCCGGGCGAAAAGCGGCGTCTCCCAGCTCGACCAGGGCACCAAGTCGGTGCACGCCGCCTACAAGGACCTCCGCCGCCGGGACCGCCTGACCACGGGGTTCCGCCCGACGCCCTACGACGTCTGGGCCTTCCGCCGGGATCCCTCCTACGGCGTCCCTCACCCCGGCTCGATCCCGGCCGGGATCGTCGCCCACGCGCTGCACTACTTCACCGGCCCCGGGACCCTGGTCGTCGACCCGATGGCCGGGGGCGGCACGACGGTCGACGTCTGCGAGGCGATGGGCCGCCGCTGCCTCGCGTACGACCTCGATCCTGTACGCCCGGAAATCCGCCAGTCCGACGTAAGACATGGGTTTCCGCCCGAAGCTCGCGGATGCGACCTGATCTTCTGCGACCCCCCCTACCATACCATGCTCTCCGGCCCCTACGCCGCCTTCGGCGTCGAGCCCGAGCCGCTGACCGGCTGGGTCGGCTTCCTGAGGAAACTCTGCCGGGACGCCTTCGAGACGCTCCGCCCCGGCGGCCACGTCGCGCTGCTGCTGGCGAACCAGACCGAGAAGGACCTGCCCGCCGGGTTCGGCTACGTCGACCACGCCTTTTTCGGCTACGCCGCCCTGGCCGAGGCCGGCTTCCTCCCCGTCCGCCGGATCAGCTGCCCGATGGACGGCTCCTACCTGCCCCAGCACGTCCAGCGGGCCCGGGCCGAGGGACGCCTCCTCGGCCAGGTCCGCGACCTGCTCGTGATGCGCAAACCCTGA